In a single window of the Cervus elaphus chromosome 1, mCerEla1.1, whole genome shotgun sequence genome:
- the PGM2L1 gene encoding glucose 1,6-bisphosphate synthase: MTENAEGDLNSNLLHAPYHTGDPQLDTAIGQWLRWDKNPKTKEQIENLLRNGMNKELRDRLCCRMTFGTAGLRSAMGAGFCYINDLTVIQSTQGMYKYLERCFSDFKQRGFVVGYDTRGQVTSSCSSQRLAKLTAAVLLAKDVPVYLFSRYVPTPFVPYAVQELKAVAGVMITASHNRKEDNGYKVYWENGAQITSPHDKEILKCIEECVEPWNGSWNDNLVDTSPLKRDPLQDICRRYMDDLKKICFYRELNSKTTLKFVHTSFHGVGHDYVQLAFQVFGFKPPIPVPEQKDPDPDFSTVKCPNPEEGESVLELSLRLAEKENARIVLATDPDADRLAVAELQENGVWKVFTGNELAALFGWWMFDCWKKSKSRNADVKNIYMLATTVSSKILKAIALKEGFHFEETLPGFKWIGSRIKDLLENGKEVLFSFEESIGFLCGTSVLDKDGVSAAVVVAEMASYLETMNITLKQQLINVYEKYGYHISKTSYFLCYDPTTIKSIFERLRNFDSPKEYPKFCGTFAILHVRDITTGYDSSQPNKKSVLPVSKSSQMITFTFQNGCVATLRTSGTEPKIKYYAEMCASPDQSDTALLEEELKKLIDALIENFLEPSKNGLTWRSV, encoded by the exons aatccaAAAACAAAAGAGCAGATTGAAAATCTGTTAAGGAATGGGATGAACAAGGAGCTGCGAGATAGGCTTTGTTGCCGAATGACTTTTGGAACTGCAGGACTTCGTTCTGCTATGGGGGCAGGATTTTGCTATATTAATGATCTTACAGTAATACAATCAACACAG GGGATGTACAAATACCTTGAGAGATGTTTCTCAGACTTCAAGCAAAGAGGCTTTGTAGTTGGGTATGACACCCGGGGTCAAGTAActagcagctgcagcagccagAG GCTTGCCAAGCTCACTGCTGCAGTCTTACTGGCCAAAGATGTTCCTGTGTATCTTTTTTCAAGATACGTTCCTACACCGTTCGTA CCATATGCAGTCCAGGAACTCAAAGCAGTTGCAGGTGTGATGATTACGGCGTCTCACAACCGCAAAGAAGACAATGGATACAAG GTTTATTGGGAAAATGGTGCTCAGATCACATCTCCTCATGATAAAGAAATTCTGAAATGTATAGAAGAATGTGTGGAACCCTGGAATGGTTCTTGGAATGATAATTTAGTGGATACCAGCCCACTAAAGAGAGATCCTTTGCAGGACATTTGTAGGAGATACATGGATGATCTGAAAAAGATCTGTTTTTACAG GGAATTAAACTCAAAGACAACCTTGAAATTTGTACATACATCTTTTcatggagtcggacatgactatgTACAATTGGCTTTCCAAGTATTTGGTTTTAAGCCTCCAATTCCAGTACCAGAACAAAAAGATCCTGATCCAGACTTTTCTACTGTTAAATGCCCAAATCCTGAAGAAGGAGAATCTGTGCTG GAACTTTCTTTGAGActggcagagaaagaaaatgcccGGATAGTGCTGGCTACAGATCCTGATGCAGACCGACTGGCAGTGGCAGAACTTCAGGAGAA TGGTGTTTGGAAAGTTTTCACAGGGAATGAGTTGGCAGCCTTGTTTGGGTGGTGGATGTTTGATTGCTGGAAGAAAAGTAAATCAagaaatgctgatgtgaagaacattTATATGTTAGCCACCACAGTCTCTTCCAAAATTTTGAAGGCAATTGCACTAAAAGAAGGATTTCACTTTGAG gaaaCATTACCAGGTTTTAAATGGATTGGAAGTAGGATAAAAGACCTCCTGGAAAATGGGAAAGAAGTCCTTTTTTCATTTGAAGAGTCTATAG GTTTTCTGTGTGGAACTTCAGTTTTGGATAAAGATGGTGTGAGTGCAGCCGTTGTTGTTGCTGAGATGGCATCGTACCTGGAAACCATGAACATAACATTGAAACAGCAACTCATTAACGTTTATGAAAA ATATGGTTATCATATTTCAAAAACTTCATATTTCTTATGTTATGATCCAACTACCATCAAAAGTATATTTGAAAGGCTTCGCAATTTTGATTCTCCAAAAGAATACCCAAAGTTTTGTGGGACATTTGCTATATTGCACGTACGAGATATTACCACTGGATATGACAGCAGCCAGCCTAATAAGAAATCA GTGCTGCCTGTAAGTAAAAGCAGCCAAATGATtacatttacttttcaaaatggcTGTGTCGCTACTCTTCGGACTAGTGGAACAGAACCAAAGATAAAGTATTATGCAGAGATGTGCGCATCACCTGACCAGAG TGACACTGCCTTACTAGAAGAGGAATTGAAGAAACTGATTGATGCTTTGATTGAGAATTTTCTTGAGCCCAGTAAAAATGGACTGACCTGGCGTTCTGTTTAG